A region from the Peromyscus maniculatus bairdii isolate BWxNUB_F1_BW_parent chromosome 5, HU_Pman_BW_mat_3.1, whole genome shotgun sequence genome encodes:
- the LOC102911484 gene encoding liver carboxylesterase-like, producing the protein MPLNRLPAWVYAVACGLLLLLLHVHGQDSSSPIRNTHTGQVRGSLVHVKDSDVGVYTFLGIPFAKPPVGPLRFAPPEPPESWSGVRDGTSQPAICLQTDMMNNEIKKKMNLNIPPTSMSEDCLYLNIYTPAHAYEGSNLPVMVWIHGGALVMGTASMHDVSKLAATEEIIIVVIQYRLGILGFFSTGDQHARGNWGYLDQVAALRWVQQNIAHFGGNPGRVTIFGGSAGGVSVSSLVVSPMSKGLFHGAIMQSGVALLPDLISDTSEVVYTMVANLSGCEPKDSEALVHCLRDKSEAEILAINQVFVMIPGVVDGMFLPRHPQELLASVDFQPVPSIIGVDSDECGWGIPLLKGFDPVIKNITRDTLPAILRSTAAQMMLPPECTELLMEEYMGDIEDPQTLQAQFRELMEDFMFVIPALQVAHFQCSHAPVYFYEFQHQPSFIKHVRPSYMRADHGDHLAFVFGSYFWGKKVDLTPEEKLLNRRMMKYWANFARHGNPNSVGLPYWPELAHDEQYLQLDIQPAVGRALKARKLQFWTKTLPQKIQEIKGTQVKHAEL; encoded by the exons ATGCCACTCAATAGACTCCCTGCCTGGGTGTATGCTGTGGCCTGTgggctcctgcttctcctcctccatgtgCATG GCCAGGACTCATCCAGCCccatcaggaacacacacacaggacaggtGAGAGGAAGCCTTGTCCATGTGAAAGACAGTGATGTTGGTGTCTATACCTTCCTGGGAATTCCCTTTGCCAAGCCTCCTGTAGGACCACTGCGCTTTGCTCCCCCTGAGCCCCCTGAGTCATGGAGTGGTGTGAGAGATGGGACCTCCCAGCCAGCCAT CTGTCTGCAGACTGATATGATGAATAATGAGATTAAAAAGAAGATGAATCTGAACATTCCTCCCACTTCTATGTCTGAGGACTGCCTGTATCTCAACATCTATACACCAGCTCATGCCTATGAAGGATCTAACTTACCT GTGATGGTATGGATCCATGGTGGTGCACTTGTTATGGGAACGGCTTCCATGCATGATGTATCTAAACTGGCAGCTACTGAAGAAATAATAATTGTTGTTATCCAGTATCGTTTGGGTATCCTTGGCTTCTTCAG CACTGGAGACCAGCACGCCAGAGGCAACTGGGGCTACCTGGACCAAGTGGCTGCCCTACGCTGGGTCCAGCAGAATATCGCCCACTTTGGAGGCAACCCTGGCCGGGTCACTATTTTTGGTGGGTCAGCAGGTGGCGTGAGTGTGTCTTCACTTGTTGTGTCCCCCATGTCCAAAGGACTCTTCCATGGAGCCATTATGCAGAGTGGAGTGGCCCTACTGCCTGACCTTATCTCTGACACATCTGaggtggtctacaca ATGGTGGCCAACCTGTCTGGATGTGAGCCCAAGGACTCAGAGGCCCTGGTTCACTGCCTACGAGACAAGAGTGAAGCAGAAATTCTGGCTATCAACCAG GTCTTTGTTATGATTCCTGGTGTGGTGGATGGGATGTTCCTACCTAGGCACCCTCAGGAGCTGTTGGCCTCTGTGGATTTTCAGCCTGTCCCCAGCATCATTGGTGTTGACAGTGATGAGTGTGGCTGGGGAATCCCCTTG TTGAAGGGCTTTGATCCTGTCATAAAGAACATAACCAGAGATACCCTGCCAGCTATTCTGAGAAGCACAGCAGCACAGATG ATGCTGCCTCCTGAATGTACTGAACTGCTAATGGAAGAGTACATGGGGGACATTGAGGACCCCCAGACCCTCCAAGCACAGTTCAGAGAGTTGATGGAGGACTTCATGTTTGTGATCCCTGCACTCCAAGTAGCACATTTTCAGT GTTCCCATGCTCCTGTCTACTTCTATGAGTTCCAGCATCAGCCCAGCTTCATCAAGCATGTCAGGCCATCCTACATGAGGGCTGACCATGGTGATCACCTAGCCTTTGTCTTTGGCTCCTATTTCTGGGGCAAGAAAG TTGACCTCACTCCAGAGGAGAAGCTGCTGAATAGGAGGATGATGAAGTACTGGGCCAACTTTGCAAGACATGG GAACCCAAACAGTGTGGGTCTACCATACTGGCCCGAGTTGGCCCATGATGAGCAGTACCTGCAGCTGGACATTCAGCCTGCTGTGGGCCGAGCCCTGAAGGCCAGAAAGCTGCAGTTCTGGACCAAGACTCTGCCCCAGAAGATCCAGGAGATAAAGGGGACTCAGGTCAAGCATGCAGAGCTTTAG